Proteins found in one Zea mays cultivar B73 chromosome 1, Zm-B73-REFERENCE-NAM-5.0, whole genome shotgun sequence genomic segment:
- the LOC100217034 gene encoding LOW QUALITY PROTEIN: translation initiation factor eIF-2B subunit delta (The sequence of the model RefSeq protein was modified relative to this genomic sequence to represent the inferred CDS: inserted 1 base in 1 codon; deleted 1 base in 1 codon; substituted 1 base at 1 genomic stop codon) yields the protein MDFRRPPRSSSGGVEPKIRQVGFFTPDASAPSELLPPSAAVPAPSSQQRSAGGSPPASEDLSXGRLSPVMIPPPRHVDNLAPGPPSPAVLATSAPVLSSPRLNVASEIGDNDSWPRVPSAVELEENKRGLAEIQNDGAPASIPQKQKTSKAERRAIQEAQRAAKAATKEADKSGKSAGAAISKQAKPVKTVQKKDVPQAASTVVSEKKATERPPERERKLDAPHPRMQFDDVHKVEKAKKRAVVNQSEARNRVELFRHLPQXSHGTQLPDLESKFFQLEPMHPSVYKVGLQYLSGEVSGGNGRCIAMLLAFREAIKDYTTPPNKTLGRDLSAKISSYVSFLIECRPLSISMGNAIRFLKSRIAKLAHALSESEAKTSLQSDIDRFINEKIVLADKVIVSHAITKVRDNDVLLTYGSSSIVEMILDYAHELGRNFRVVVVDSRPKLEGQGLLQSLGPVRLHRITPGIISSKQSLYKLEKQSD from the exons ATGGATTTCCGCCGGCCGCCACGCTCCTCGTCGGGCGGCGTGGAGCCCAAGATCCGCCAGGTCGGGTTCTTCACCCCGGACGCCTCCGCGCCGTCCGAGCTCCTGCCCCCCTCTGCCGCGGTCCCGGCGCCATCGTCACAGCAGAGGTCGGCCGGGGGGTCGCCGCCGGCGTCTGAAGACCTCT CCGGCCGACTCTCCCCCGTCATGATCCCTCCCCCGCGCCACGTCGACAACCTCGCCCCGGGCCCACCCTCCCCCGCGGTCCTCGCCACTTCCGCGCCGGTGCTTTCGTCCCCGCGCCTCAACGTTGCGTCCGAGATCGGAGACAACGACTCCTGGCCACGCGTGCCTTCTGCTGTGGAGCTAG AAGAAAACAAGCGT GGTTTGGCTGAAATACAGAATGATGGTGCTCCAGCCTCCATTCCACAAAAGCAGAAAACCTCAAAGGCAGAGAGACGTGCAATTCAGGAGGCTCAACGTGCTGCTAAAGCGGCAACGAAGGAGGCAG ATAAATCAGGAAAATCTGCTGGTGCTGCAATCTCCAAGCAAGCCAAGCCAGTAAAAACTGTTCAGAAGAAAGATGTGCCCCAAGCTGCAAGTACAGTTGTTTCTGAGAAGAAGGCTACTGAACGTCCTCCAGAAAGAGAAAGAAAGTTAGATGCTCCTCATCCCCGCATGCAGTTTGATGATGTGCATAAGGTGGAGAAAGCAAAAAAACGTGCGGTAGTCAACCAATCAGAAGCTCGAAATAGAGTTGAACTGTTCAGGCATCTTCCTCAGTAATCGCATGGCACTCAGCTTCCTGACCTCGAATCAAAATTCTTTCAACTAGAACCAATGCATCCTTCTGTATACAAG GTTGGGCTCCAATATTTATCTGGTGAAGTATCTGGTGGTAATGGTCGTTGCATAGCAATGCTTCTTGCATTCAGAGAGGCAATAAAAGATTACACTACGCCTCCAAATAAAACTCTCGGCAGAGATCTTTCTGCAAAAATCAGTAGTTATGTGTCATTTCTTATTGAGTGTAGGCCTCTTTCAATCAGCATGGGCAATGCTATTAGGTTTCTAAAGAGCAGGATTGCAAAGCTGGCACATGCATTGTCAGAGTCTGAAGCCAAAACTAGTCTTCAGTCTGATATTGATCGTTTTATAAATGAGAAGATAGTTCTTGCAGATAAAGTTATTGTCAGCCATGCCATCACAAAGGTCAGAGACAATGATGTCTTACTGACATATGGATCATCATCAATTGTTGAAATGATTTTGGATTATGCTCATGAACTTGGGAGGAACTTTCGAGTTGTAGTAGTAGATTCTCGCCCAAAGCTTGAGGGACAGGGATTGCTGCAGAGCTTAGGCCCTGTTCGTTTGCATCGGATTACACCCGGAATCATTTCATCTaaacaaagtttatataaattagagaagcaatccgattAG